The Haloplanus salinarum genome includes a region encoding these proteins:
- the dph5 gene encoding diphthine synthase, with protein MLTFVGLGLYDERSITVEGRDALRAADRAFAEFYTSRLVGTSVDALESHHGVDIEVRDRAGVERNPDPILDAAADGDAVFLTAGDAMISTTHVDLRLRAIDRGIDTRVVHGVTAQSAASGLTGLQNYRFGKAVTLPFPRAHGGAGVPDSVVDSVAANRERGLHTLVYLDIKVDDGRGPDAGERFMTADVAADLLAAEWPDRLAVAVARAGSPDPLVAADRLAALADRDFGDPLHLLVIPGEVHHVEADALRTLADAPAALLPE; from the coding sequence ATGCTCACTTTCGTCGGCCTCGGACTCTACGACGAACGGTCGATCACGGTCGAGGGACGCGACGCCCTCCGTGCGGCCGACCGTGCGTTCGCGGAGTTCTACACCAGTCGCCTCGTCGGGACCAGCGTCGACGCCCTCGAATCCCACCACGGGGTCGACATCGAGGTCCGGGACCGCGCCGGCGTCGAACGGAACCCCGATCCCATCCTCGACGCCGCCGCGGACGGCGACGCCGTCTTCCTGACCGCCGGCGACGCCATGATCTCGACGACCCACGTCGACCTCCGCCTGCGCGCCATCGACCGCGGGATCGACACCAGGGTCGTCCACGGTGTCACCGCCCAGTCCGCCGCAAGCGGCCTCACCGGCCTCCAGAACTACCGCTTCGGCAAGGCGGTCACGCTCCCCTTCCCCCGTGCCCACGGCGGGGCGGGCGTCCCCGACTCGGTCGTCGACTCGGTCGCGGCCAACCGCGAGCGTGGCCTCCACACCCTCGTCTACCTCGACATCAAGGTCGACGACGGACGGGGACCGGACGCCGGCGAGCGGTTCATGACCGCCGACGTCGCCGCAGATCTGCTCGCCGCGGAGTGGCCCGACCGCCTCGCCGTGGCCGTGGCGCGGGCGGGGAGCCCGGATCCACTGGTCGCCGCCGACCGCCTCGCGGCGCTCGCTGACCGCGACTTCGGCGACCCGCTCCACCTGCTGGTGATCCCCGGCGAGGTCCACCACGTCGAGGCCGACGCCCTCCGGACGCTCGCGGACGCGCCCGCGGCGCTCCTCCCGGAGTAG
- a CDS encoding DUF7563 family protein, whose protein sequence is MPSCQNCGSFVTDDYVRVFAPTGMTEPRVCPNCEDLVRDGADVRQARARRT, encoded by the coding sequence ATGCCGAGCTGTCAGAACTGTGGTTCGTTCGTCACCGACGACTACGTCCGAGTGTTCGCCCCCACCGGCATGACGGAACCGCGCGTCTGTCCGAACTGTGAGGATCTGGTCCGCGACGGCGCGGACGTTCGGCAAGCGCGCGCGAGACGCACCTGA
- a CDS encoding universal stress protein, whose product MYDAILVPTDGSEGVERTLDHALEMARNHDATVHALYVIDRRFELAADEDRDDLIARLTERGEGAVAAVAERAGAAGVDAVTGVREGIPYKTILGYADEADVDVIAMGTHGRTGRDRLAHLGSVTERVVENATVPVFVVNIGDDAD is encoded by the coding sequence ATGTACGACGCGATACTCGTCCCGACGGACGGTAGCGAGGGCGTCGAGCGGACGCTCGACCACGCCCTCGAGATGGCGCGCAACCACGACGCGACGGTCCACGCCCTCTATGTCATCGACCGTCGGTTCGAACTCGCGGCCGACGAGGACCGCGACGACCTGATCGCCCGCCTCACGGAGCGCGGCGAGGGGGCCGTCGCGGCTGTGGCCGAGCGGGCCGGGGCGGCCGGCGTCGACGCCGTGACCGGCGTCCGCGAGGGCATCCCCTACAAGACCATCCTCGGGTACGCCGACGAGGCGGACGTGGACGTCATCGCGATGGGGACCCACGGCCGCACCGGTCGGGACCGACTCGCCCACCTCGGTTCGGTCACCGAGCGCGTCGTCGAGAACGCGACCGTCCCCGTGTTCGTCGTCAACATCGGGGACGACGCCGACTGA
- a CDS encoding NADP-dependent malic enzyme, with the protein MGLDEDALDYHRRDPPGKVAIETTKPTSTQRDLSLAYSPGVAAPCRAIADDPTDAYTYTAKGNLVGMVSNGSAVLGLGDIGAQASKPVIEGKGVLLKRFADIDVFDFELDTDDPDAIVEAVALTEPSFGGIHVEDIKAPECFEIEERLRERMDIPVYHDDQHGTAIVSGAALLNAVDLVDKDLADLEVAFAGAGASAIATAEFYVSLGVPRENVTMVDSEGIVTTARADAGEINDYKARFASDRPAGDLADAMAGADVFVGLAVGGLVDPEMVRSMARDPVVFAMANPDPEIGYHEARAARDDTVIAATGRSDFPNQVNNVLCFPFMFRGALDVRAREINEEMKVAAARALAELAREDVPDAVAKAYGDDPLRYGPEYLIPKALDPRVLFEVAPAVARAAVESGVARVDLDLDTYREDLEARLGKDREMMRIVLNKAKTDPKRVALAEGTNPTTIRAAARMVEEGIAHPVLLGDRETIEGRLADLGLEFDPAIVDPAEADVLDAYADRLYDARKRKGLTRVEAADRVRTDTDYFGSVMVEAGDADALLTGLTHHYPSALRPPLQVIGTAEDADYAAGVYMLAFRNRVIFVADTTVNQDPGADELAEIGRHTADLARRFNVEPRTAFLSYSNFGSVDNAGTRKPRRAAERLRADPAVDFPVDGEMQADTAVVEDVLEGTYDFAELDEPANVLIFPNLEAGNVGYKLLQRLGGADAVGPMLVGMDEPVHVLQRGDEVKDIVNLAGVAVVDAQERDG; encoded by the coding sequence ATGGGACTCGACGAAGACGCCCTCGACTACCATCGGCGCGATCCGCCGGGCAAGGTCGCCATCGAGACGACGAAACCGACCAGCACGCAACGCGACCTGAGTCTCGCGTACTCGCCGGGCGTGGCCGCGCCCTGTCGGGCCATCGCCGACGACCCGACCGACGCCTACACCTACACCGCGAAGGGGAACCTCGTCGGCATGGTCTCGAACGGATCGGCCGTCCTCGGACTGGGTGATATCGGCGCGCAGGCGTCCAAACCCGTCATCGAGGGGAAGGGTGTCCTACTCAAGCGCTTCGCCGACATCGACGTGTTCGACTTCGAACTCGACACCGACGACCCCGACGCCATCGTCGAGGCCGTCGCGCTCACCGAACCCTCCTTCGGCGGCATCCACGTCGAGGACATCAAGGCCCCCGAGTGTTTCGAGATCGAGGAACGGCTCCGCGAGCGGATGGACATCCCCGTCTACCACGACGATCAGCACGGCACCGCCATCGTCTCCGGGGCGGCCCTGCTCAACGCCGTCGACCTCGTCGACAAGGACCTCGCCGACTTGGAGGTGGCCTTCGCCGGCGCGGGCGCCAGTGCCATCGCCACCGCCGAGTTCTACGTCTCGCTCGGCGTCCCCCGCGAGAACGTGACGATGGTCGACTCCGAGGGAATCGTCACGACTGCGCGCGCGGACGCGGGCGAGATCAACGACTACAAGGCACGGTTCGCGAGCGACCGCCCCGCCGGCGACCTGGCCGACGCCATGGCGGGTGCCGACGTCTTCGTCGGCCTCGCCGTCGGCGGCCTCGTCGACCCCGAGATGGTTCGCTCGATGGCCCGGGACCCCGTCGTCTTCGCCATGGCCAACCCCGACCCCGAGATCGGATACCACGAGGCCCGGGCGGCCCGCGACGACACGGTGATCGCCGCCACCGGCCGCTCGGACTTCCCGAACCAGGTGAACAACGTCCTCTGTTTCCCCTTCATGTTCCGGGGCGCGCTCGACGTGCGCGCCCGCGAGATCAACGAGGAGATGAAGGTCGCGGCCGCCCGCGCACTCGCCGAACTCGCCCGCGAGGACGTCCCGGACGCCGTCGCGAAGGCCTACGGCGACGACCCGCTCCGCTACGGTCCCGAGTACCTCATCCCGAAGGCGCTCGACCCGCGCGTGCTGTTCGAGGTCGCCCCCGCCGTCGCCCGAGCAGCCGTCGAGAGCGGCGTCGCCCGGGTCGACCTCGACCTCGACACCTATCGCGAGGACCTGGAGGCCCGCCTCGGAAAGGACCGCGAGATGATGCGGATCGTCCTCAACAAGGCCAAGACCGACCCCAAGCGGGTCGCCCTCGCGGAGGGGACGAACCCGACGACCATCCGCGCCGCCGCCCGGATGGTCGAGGAGGGGATCGCCCACCCCGTCCTGCTCGGGGACCGCGAGACGATCGAGGGACGACTGGCCGATCTCGGCCTCGAGTTCGACCCGGCGATCGTCGACCCGGCCGAGGCCGACGTGCTCGACGCCTACGCCGACCGGCTCTACGACGCGCGCAAGCGAAAGGGCCTCACGCGGGTCGAGGCCGCGGACCGCGTCCGCACCGACACCGACTACTTCGGGAGCGTGATGGTCGAGGCCGGCGACGCCGACGCGCTCCTGACGGGACTGACCCACCACTATCCCTCGGCGCTGCGGCCGCCGCTCCAGGTGATCGGGACCGCCGAGGACGCCGACTACGCGGCCGGCGTCTACATGCTCGCCTTCCGGAACCGGGTGATCTTCGTCGCCGACACCACGGTCAACCAGGACCCTGGGGCCGACGAGTTGGCCGAGATCGGTCGCCACACCGCCGACCTGGCGCGCCGCTTCAACGTCGAGCCGCGGACGGCCTTCCTCTCGTACTCGAACTTCGGGAGCGTCGACAACGCGGGGACACGCAAACCGCGGCGAGCCGCCGAGCGACTCCGGGCGGATCCGGCGGTCGACTTCCCGGTCGACGGCGAGATGCAGGCCGACACGGCCGTCGTCGAGGACGTCCTCGAGGGCACCTACGACTTCGCCGAGCTCGACGAACCCGCGAACGTGTTGATCTTCCCCAACCTCGAAGCCGGTAACGTCGGCTACAAGCTCCTCCAGCGCCTCGGCGGCGCCGACGCCGTCGGGCCGATGCTGGTCGGCATGGACGAACCCGTCCACGTCCTCCAGCGTGGCGACGAGGTCAAGGACATCGTCAACCTCGCGGGCGTCGCCGTCGTCGACGCACAGGAACGCGACGGGTAG
- a CDS encoding nuclear transport factor 2 family protein, producing MTTTEDVLDHHLDAFTAQDLDETLADYTDESVVITNVGTFRGLDEIEGLFADLFEEFSQEGSRIDLERKTVEDEYAYIVWNGETPENDYEFCTDTFVVRDGTIHRQTFAGKIEPKA from the coding sequence ATGACAACGACCGAAGACGTGCTGGACCACCACCTCGACGCCTTCACCGCACAGGATCTCGACGAGACGCTCGCGGACTACACGGACGAGTCCGTCGTCATCACCAACGTCGGGACGTTCCGGGGGCTCGACGAGATCGAGGGCCTGTTCGCCGATCTGTTCGAGGAGTTCTCCCAGGAGGGCTCGCGGATCGACCTCGAACGGAAGACCGTCGAGGACGAGTACGCGTACATCGTCTGGAACGGGGAGACCCCAGAGAACGACTACGAGTTCTGCACCGACACGTTCGTCGTCCGTGACGGGACGATCCACCGACAGACGTTCGCCGGGAAGATCGAACCGAAGGCGTAG
- a CDS encoding HalOD1 output domain-containing protein, with translation MIGTDPPASWDDDRDAYVADFDAEGLPPSIAVAEALDVAREGSDRPLFDYVDPDALDALVTDSGPSMSVTFGVEEMRVTVHADGRVFVRPS, from the coding sequence ATGATCGGGACCGATCCCCCGGCCTCCTGGGACGACGACCGGGACGCGTACGTGGCCGACTTCGACGCCGAGGGCCTCCCGCCGAGCATCGCCGTCGCCGAGGCGCTCGATGTGGCCCGCGAGGGGAGCGACCGACCGCTGTTCGACTACGTCGATCCCGACGCGCTGGACGCGCTCGTGACCGACTCGGGCCCCTCGATGAGCGTAACCTTCGGGGTCGAGGAGATGCGGGTCACCGTCCACGCCGACGGCCGCGTCTTCGTCCGACCGTCCTGA
- a CDS encoding VOC family protein, whose product MTRLAAHHFGVTVSDLDRAVEFYGDTLGLGDPERFSVSGEAFADAVDVDGATGRFAHFDAGGARIELVEYDPEGPDASGGTVNRPGAKHLGLSVEDLDAFYAGLDPAVTTLSEPRTTESGTRILFVRDPEGNLVEVLEA is encoded by the coding sequence GTGACCCGACTCGCTGCCCACCACTTCGGCGTGACCGTCTCCGACCTAGATCGTGCGGTCGAGTTCTACGGCGACACCCTGGGGCTCGGCGACCCCGAGCGGTTCAGCGTCTCGGGGGAAGCCTTTGCCGACGCCGTCGACGTCGACGGCGCCACCGGGCGGTTCGCCCACTTCGACGCCGGCGGCGCCCGGATCGAACTCGTCGAGTACGACCCCGAGGGTCCCGACGCCTCCGGCGGGACCGTGAACCGCCCCGGGGCCAAACACCTCGGCCTCTCCGTCGAGGACCTCGACGCCTTCTACGCCGGCCTCGACCCCGCCGTCACCACCCTCAGCGAACCCCGAACGACCGAGAGCGGGACGCGCATCCTCTTCGTTCGGGATCCGGAGGGGAACCTCGTCGAGGTGCTCGAAGCCTGA
- a CDS encoding LolA family protein, producing MRPTLGEWRRLALLVVAVVALVAVAGAATTGTDDGQPSGESVLNDTRDRYAAADTVVVTANVTVDNGSANRTSTVEFAAAGNRSRTVVAGQNVTYRTGVNETVAWYVGPNRSVAVERGAAGRVAGVEPVGNASSTLDPTNRSADEANLSATYLRRGSDDGTDAHVVEVRPDDPSATTTATVWVAVDDSRLLRVETEDGTNTTVIDYRETRFNASVHDSTFDPPGDRLSVASVERYDAFGAAQANTSLDLPRLDAEFRNATVLTRAAGTNVAQRYRDDGDDVTVVSTTADREFDRSGENATRVTVDGHEANVTTVRDAAVVYWEDDGVTTAVVVEGSEDRAVSLARRLDG from the coding sequence ATGCGACCGACACTCGGCGAGTGGCGCCGCCTGGCGCTTCTGGTCGTCGCGGTAGTCGCCCTGGTGGCCGTGGCGGGCGCCGCGACGACCGGCACCGACGACGGGCAGCCCTCGGGCGAGTCGGTGCTCAACGACACGCGGGACCGGTACGCGGCCGCGGACACCGTCGTCGTGACGGCGAACGTGACCGTCGACAACGGGAGCGCGAACCGCACGTCGACCGTCGAGTTCGCCGCCGCGGGTAACCGGTCTCGGACCGTCGTCGCGGGCCAGAACGTCACCTACCGGACCGGCGTCAACGAGACGGTCGCCTGGTACGTCGGCCCCAATCGGAGCGTCGCCGTGGAGCGCGGCGCGGCCGGCCGCGTGGCCGGCGTCGAACCCGTCGGGAACGCCTCGTCGACCCTCGACCCCACGAACCGGTCCGCCGACGAGGCGAACCTGAGCGCCACGTACCTGCGCCGCGGGAGCGACGACGGGACGGACGCCCACGTCGTCGAGGTGCGCCCGGACGACCCGTCGGCGACGACCACGGCGACCGTCTGGGTCGCCGTCGACGACTCGCGGCTTCTGCGGGTCGAGACCGAGGACGGGACGAACACCACGGTGATCGACTACCGCGAGACGCGGTTCAACGCGAGCGTCCACGACAGCACCTTCGACCCGCCGGGCGACCGCCTCTCGGTCGCTTCGGTCGAGCGCTACGACGCCTTCGGCGCGGCGCAGGCGAACACGAGCCTCGACCTGCCGCGGCTGGACGCCGAGTTCCGCAACGCGACGGTCCTCACGCGGGCCGCAGGCACCAACGTCGCCCAGCGGTACCGCGACGACGGCGACGACGTGACCGTCGTCTCGACGACGGCGGACCGCGAGTTCGATCGGTCGGGCGAGAACGCCACCCGCGTGACCGTGGACGGCCACGAGGCGAACGTGACGACGGTCCGCGACGCCGCCGTGGTCTACTGGGAGGACGACGGCGTGACGACGGCCGTCGTCGTCGAGGGGAGTGAGGACCGAGCCGTGTCGCTGGCCCGCCGACTGGACGGGTAG
- a CDS encoding DUF5794 domain-containing protein gives MSVSQHPIALRLERRVGGATKLLATVMMLPLIDGIFPALILAGALTYPFGILETGLLIFGGSATVAVVLAEMDGSPRERVRAIALLALVLLPAAAVEAALAPTVQSLIDMAVFERFAGLVILTVAAKTASARVGEYLPRPAVIIGLGLIASLQPAGASVTFVADPGLVVRGVAAAGVGVGFAMLIAALGPVLQESVDLDLFRFGSAVALGMLALSVLGLMPTEAPVALGVLCVTALFSFDPGRAPAEDDADAGDEDPAPEGSPEVADEDADAPAEDEGRPSPFPVEEESRAPWL, from the coding sequence ATGAGCGTCTCTCAACACCCGATCGCACTCCGCCTCGAGCGACGCGTCGGTGGTGCGACGAAGCTCCTCGCGACGGTGATGATGCTCCCGCTGATCGACGGGATCTTTCCCGCGCTGATCCTGGCGGGGGCGCTCACCTATCCGTTCGGCATCCTCGAGACCGGCCTGCTCATCTTCGGTGGCTCGGCCACCGTCGCCGTCGTCCTCGCCGAGATGGACGGCTCGCCCCGCGAGCGCGTGCGTGCCATCGCGCTGCTGGCGCTCGTCCTCCTCCCGGCGGCGGCCGTGGAGGCCGCGCTGGCGCCGACCGTCCAGAGTCTCATCGACATGGCGGTCTTCGAGCGGTTCGCCGGGTTGGTCATCCTGACCGTCGCGGCCAAGACGGCGAGCGCGCGCGTCGGCGAATACCTCCCCCGGCCGGCGGTCATCATCGGCCTGGGGCTGATCGCCAGCCTCCAGCCTGCGGGGGCGTCCGTGACGTTCGTGGCCGATCCCGGCCTCGTCGTCCGCGGGGTCGCCGCCGCCGGCGTCGGCGTCGGCTTCGCCATGCTGATCGCGGCGCTCGGACCGGTGCTGCAGGAATCGGTCGACCTCGATCTGTTCCGGTTCGGGAGCGCCGTCGCCCTCGGCATGCTGGCGCTCTCCGTGTTGGGCCTGATGCCCACCGAAGCGCCCGTGGCGCTCGGCGTCCTCTGTGTGACGGCCCTGTTCTCCTTCGACCCCGGCCGTGCCCCGGCGGAGGACGACGCGGACGCCGGAGACGAGGATCCGGCCCCGGAGGGGTCACCGGAGGTCGCCGACGAGGACGCCGACGCCCCCGCCGAGGACGAGGGTCGCCCCTCGCCGTTCCCCGTCGAGGAGGAGTCCCGCGCCCCGTGGTTATGA
- a CDS encoding universal stress protein: MYRTILVPTDGSDASAAAVDHAVDLADRYDARIHALYVVDSGSYGVLGESTPTVVEALHEEGSRAVSAVAEAAADAGVEADTAVVEGAVHRSILDYAEEAEADLIVMGTHGRQGIDRYLLGSVTERIVRSSPLPVLTVRSADDSYGLS; this comes from the coding sequence ATGTATCGAACCATCCTGGTGCCCACGGACGGAAGCGACGCTTCGGCGGCGGCGGTCGATCACGCGGTGGATCTGGCCGACCGATACGACGCCCGCATCCACGCGCTGTACGTCGTCGACAGCGGGTCGTACGGCGTCCTCGGGGAGAGTACGCCGACGGTCGTCGAGGCGTTGCACGAGGAGGGATCGCGGGCCGTGTCGGCGGTCGCGGAGGCGGCCGCCGACGCGGGCGTCGAGGCCGACACGGCCGTCGTCGAGGGGGCCGTCCACCGATCGATCCTCGACTACGCCGAGGAGGCCGAGGCCGACCTGATCGTGATGGGGACCCACGGCCGACAGGGCATCGACCGATACCTGCTCGGAAGCGTCACCGAACGGATCGTCCGGTCGTCCCCGCTTCCCGTGCTCACCGTCCGGTCGGCGGACGACTCATACGGATTATCGTAA
- a CDS encoding acylphosphatase, translated as MSERVRARVFVSGRVQGVYYRANTRDAARARDVDGWVRNLSDGRVEAVFEGEEAAVESMIEWCHTGSPAADVRDVDVSYEKPDGESDFTIRR; from the coding sequence ATGAGCGAGCGAGTGCGGGCCCGCGTCTTCGTCTCGGGACGGGTCCAGGGTGTGTACTACCGTGCGAACACCCGGGACGCCGCGCGAGCCAGGGACGTCGACGGCTGGGTGCGCAACCTGAGCGACGGACGCGTCGAGGCCGTCTTCGAGGGCGAGGAGGCGGCAGTCGAGTCGATGATCGAGTGGTGTCACACCGGCAGTCCCGCCGCCGACGTCCGGGACGTCGACGTGAGTTACGAGAAACCGGACGGCGAATCGGACTTTACGATCCGCCGATGA
- a CDS encoding PrkA family serine protein kinase, whose translation MTKETLEDLSQHYKESVPADLREAKRFDWYLDEVYDHPRIARNSHQRVADMFDYYGTEYDEDAGVVEYLMASEDPLHDGENTFYGREVHESIHEFVNKVKSGARGLGPEKRIKLLLGPVGSGKSHFDWMVRRYFEDYTMNDDGRMYTFRWTNLCDIVRDQDPADDTVVSPMNQDPLVLLPQEQRDRVLERLNGALEAPYTIRNEQSLDPASEFYMDRLLAHYDDDLKAVLDNHVEIVRLVASENKRQCVETFEPKDKKNQDETELTGDVNYSKIAIYGESDPRAFDYSGAFCNANRGLFSGEELLKLQREFLYDFLHASQEQTIKPKNNPRIDIDQVIVGRTNMPEYRDKKGDEKMEAFNDRTKRIDFPYVLEYSEEAEIYRKMLRNADVPDMHIEPHAMEMAGLFGVLTRITEPDGENVTLVQKAKAYNGEIDEADDVDVKKLREEGERKADIAEGMDGVSARFIGDEIAEAIMDATHRGRGYLSPLSVFTHFERNLENHGSIPEENVDRYHRYLELVREEYKERAIEDVRHALAYDVDEIRRQGEKYMDHVMAYIDDATVTDELTGREQEPDETFLRSVEEKLDIPSDRKDDFRQEVSNWVSRRAREGEGFDPQDNDRLRRALERKLWEDKKHNINFSALVSANELDDDERSAWVDALIEQGYSREGATEVLEFAGAEVAKSELEG comes from the coding sequence ATGACGAAGGAAACCCTCGAAGACCTCAGCCAGCACTACAAGGAATCGGTTCCCGCGGACCTCCGCGAAGCGAAGCGCTTCGACTGGTATCTGGACGAGGTGTACGACCATCCGCGGATCGCCCGTAACTCCCACCAGCGTGTCGCCGACATGTTCGACTACTACGGGACGGAGTACGACGAGGACGCCGGCGTGGTGGAGTACCTCATGGCCTCGGAGGACCCGTTGCACGACGGGGAGAACACCTTCTACGGCCGGGAGGTCCACGAGTCGATCCACGAGTTCGTCAACAAGGTGAAAAGCGGTGCCCGGGGGCTCGGCCCGGAGAAACGCATCAAACTGTTGCTCGGGCCCGTCGGCTCCGGAAAGTCCCACTTCGACTGGATGGTCCGGCGCTACTTCGAGGACTACACCATGAACGACGACGGCCGGATGTACACCTTCCGGTGGACCAACCTCTGTGACATCGTCCGCGATCAGGACCCCGCGGACGACACCGTCGTCTCGCCGATGAACCAGGACCCCCTCGTGCTCCTCCCACAGGAGCAACGCGATCGGGTGCTCGAACGCCTGAACGGGGCGCTGGAGGCACCGTACACGATCCGGAACGAGCAGTCGCTCGACCCGGCCAGCGAGTTCTACATGGATCGCCTGCTGGCCCACTACGACGACGACCTGAAGGCCGTCCTCGACAACCACGTCGAGATCGTCCGGCTGGTCGCCTCCGAGAACAAACGCCAGTGCGTCGAGACCTTCGAGCCGAAGGACAAGAAAAACCAGGACGAAACGGAGTTGACGGGGGACGTCAACTACTCGAAGATCGCCATCTACGGCGAGAGCGACCCCCGGGCCTTCGATTACTCCGGAGCGTTCTGTAACGCCAACCGCGGGCTGTTCAGCGGGGAGGAACTCCTGAAGCTCCAGCGGGAGTTCCTCTACGACTTCCTCCATGCCTCCCAGGAGCAGACGATCAAGCCCAAGAACAACCCCCGGATCGACATCGACCAGGTGATCGTCGGCCGCACCAACATGCCCGAGTACCGGGACAAGAAGGGCGACGAGAAGATGGAGGCGTTCAACGACCGCACCAAGCGCATCGACTTCCCGTACGTGTTGGAGTACAGCGAGGAGGCCGAGATCTACCGGAAGATGCTCCGGAACGCCGACGTGCCCGACATGCACATCGAGCCCCACGCCATGGAGATGGCGGGGCTGTTCGGCGTCCTCACCCGGATCACCGAACCCGACGGCGAGAACGTCACGCTCGTCCAGAAGGCCAAGGCGTACAACGGCGAGATCGACGAGGCCGACGACGTCGACGTCAAGAAACTCCGGGAGGAGGGTGAGCGAAAGGCCGACATCGCCGAGGGCATGGACGGCGTCTCCGCGCGGTTCATCGGCGACGAGATCGCCGAGGCCATCATGGATGCCACCCACCGCGGCCGGGGTTACCTCTCGCCGCTCTCGGTGTTCACCCACTTCGAGCGCAACCTCGAGAACCACGGCTCGATCCCCGAGGAGAACGTCGACCGGTACCACCGCTACCTCGAACTCGTCCGCGAGGAGTACAAGGAGCGGGCCATCGAGGACGTGCGCCATGCGCTCGCCTACGACGTGGACGAGATCCGGCGGCAGGGCGAGAAGTACATGGACCACGTCATGGCCTACATCGACGACGCCACGGTGACCGACGAGTTGACCGGGCGCGAGCAGGAACCCGACGAGACGTTCCTGCGATCCGTCGAGGAGAAGTTGGACATCCCTAGCGACCGCAAGGACGACTTCCGACAGGAAGTGTCCAACTGGGTGAGTCGTCGCGCCCGCGAGGGCGAGGGGTTCGACCCGCAGGACAACGACCGCCTGCGGCGCGCCCTGGAGCGAAAGCTCTGGGAGGACAAGAAACACAACATCAACTTCTCGGCGCTCGTATCGGCGAACGAACTCGACGACGACGAGCGGAGCGCGTGGGTCGACGCGCTCATCGAACAGGGATACTCCCGCGAGGGCGCCACCGAGGTCCTGGAGTTCGCCGGTGCGGAGGTCGCAAAGAGCGAACTGGAAGGATGA